In Paenibacillus kyungheensis, the following are encoded in one genomic region:
- a CDS encoding polyprenyl synthetase family protein: MKLLDIFGTLKKDMNVIERQLSHSIDSEHPLLNETSLHLLKAGGKRLRPAFVLLGGKYGTYDLDRLSNVAVALELIHMASLVHDDVIDDADTRRGQPTVKSKWDNRIAMYTGDYIYAKALMIVARLENPQIHQVLSKAMVQMSIGEMEQIRDFFNTGQSIRRYLLRIRRKTALLIAISCQLGGIAANAPKEITRELYRYGYNVGMAFQIRDDVLDLCGTEKQLGKPPGSDLRQGNITIPVLYALQDESRREPLLAEITRIHNANGETDVTTAVRMVRESQGIQEAELLADRYIQKAMHALSQLPAGRTQKHLQEIAKFVANRSH; the protein is encoded by the coding sequence ATGAAACTACTGGATATTTTCGGGACACTAAAAAAAGACATGAATGTGATAGAACGACAGCTTAGTCATAGTATAGACAGTGAACATCCTCTATTAAATGAAACATCACTTCATTTGCTCAAAGCGGGAGGCAAACGGCTTCGTCCCGCTTTTGTGTTGCTTGGAGGCAAGTATGGTACGTACGATCTGGATCGTCTAAGCAATGTAGCCGTTGCTTTGGAATTGATTCATATGGCTTCACTTGTACATGATGATGTAATTGATGATGCAGACACACGCCGCGGTCAACCGACCGTCAAATCCAAATGGGATAACCGGATTGCCATGTACACAGGCGATTATATTTATGCCAAAGCATTGATGATTGTAGCACGTTTGGAAAATCCGCAAATTCATCAGGTATTATCGAAAGCGATGGTACAGATGTCTATTGGTGAGATGGAACAGATTAGAGACTTTTTCAATACAGGACAAAGTATTCGTCGTTATTTACTACGGATTCGTCGCAAAACAGCGCTATTGATCGCAATCAGTTGTCAATTGGGTGGAATTGCTGCTAATGCGCCCAAAGAAATCACGCGTGAATTATACCGATACGGTTATAACGTCGGTATGGCTTTTCAGATTCGTGATGATGTGCTGGATCTCTGCGGAACCGAGAAACAACTAGGTAAACCACCTGGTAGCGATCTGCGTCAAGGGAATATTACGATTCCTGTTTTGTATGCACTTCAAGATGAATCACGTAGAGAGCCGTTACTTGCAGAGATTACAAGAATCCATAATGCTAATGGCGAGACAGATGTCACTACAGCAGTACGTATGGTACGTGAAAGTCAGGGAATACAAGAAGCTGAATTATTAGCGGATCGTTATATTCAAAAAGCGATGCATGCGCTTAGTCAGTTGCCAGCAGGTAGAACGCAAAAGCACTTGCAAGAGATTGCTAAATTTGTAGCTAATCGTTCACATTAA
- a CDS encoding menaquinone biosynthesis protein — translation MVVKSFKQPFKIGKIEYTNDWPVYHHFDPSALSLPAEIHSDLPANLNRGLLEETLYLTPVSSFAYGTRSSDFWLLPDLSVSAKNAVGSILLFSRKPIAELGNGTIALTNTSATSINLLKIILNKRYHLTPEYISMDPSLDEMMEQADAALLIGDHAIAAAQKDTGYIVTDLGQEWKSWTGLSMTFAVWAVNKQFAATYPEFVTETAQQLVKSKQRSIADLNPVIQEAQQKMGGDHAYWKHYFQQLWYDFGEAEQKGLALYFQYAYELGLLDHEVHMELWTDNTLTRVNE, via the coding sequence ATGGTCGTGAAAAGTTTTAAACAACCTTTCAAAATTGGTAAAATAGAATATACAAACGATTGGCCGGTGTATCATCATTTTGATCCGTCGGCTCTATCCTTGCCCGCAGAGATTCATAGCGATCTTCCTGCTAACTTGAATCGGGGTTTGTTAGAAGAAACATTGTATCTTACACCGGTGTCTTCATTTGCTTATGGTACGCGCTCGTCTGATTTCTGGTTATTGCCTGATCTATCTGTGAGTGCTAAAAATGCAGTCGGATCGATTCTTCTGTTTTCCAGAAAGCCAATTGCAGAACTGGGAAATGGAACGATCGCGCTGACTAATACGTCAGCTACTTCTATCAATCTTCTCAAAATTATTCTGAATAAGCGTTATCACCTTACGCCAGAATACATTTCGATGGATCCGAGCTTGGATGAAATGATGGAACAAGCGGATGCAGCTTTATTGATCGGTGATCATGCGATTGCCGCCGCGCAAAAAGATACAGGTTATATCGTGACTGATCTAGGACAAGAATGGAAGTCATGGACAGGACTAAGTATGACATTTGCTGTATGGGCTGTTAACAAACAATTTGCAGCTACATATCCTGAATTTGTAACCGAAACAGCACAGCAATTGGTAAAAAGTAAACAGCGTTCTATCGCCGATCTGAATCCAGTGATTCAAGAGGCTCAGCAAAAAATGGGTGGCGATCATGCGTATTGGAAACACTATTTTCAGCAATTATGGTATGATTTTGGAGAAGCAGAGCAAAAAGGTTTAGCATTGTATTTTCAATATGCATATGAGCTTGGATTGCTAGATCATGAAGTACACATGGAATTATGGACTGACAATACACTAACACGGGTGAACGAATGA
- a CDS encoding UbiX family flavin prenyltransferase, giving the protein MVVNSTEHTAKQRYIVGITGASGSIYGIRLTEVLLSLGYTVHLVISNAGWRVLKEEMDWEASSREEMLEQYFGEWSEQLVYHSFSDIGATIASGSFRVKAMIIVPCSMGTLANIAGGMSANLMTRAADVVLKEERKLVIVPRETPLQAIHLENMLKLARMGVSIVPAMPAFYYRPKTLDDTVDFMVGKVLDILDIEHQLFERWGNGREKF; this is encoded by the coding sequence GTGGTGGTAAATTCTACAGAACATACAGCGAAACAACGCTATATTGTAGGAATTACAGGAGCTAGTGGTTCTATATACGGTATTCGATTAACCGAGGTGTTGTTATCCCTCGGTTATACTGTTCATTTAGTGATCTCAAATGCGGGTTGGCGCGTACTTAAAGAAGAGATGGACTGGGAAGCGTCTAGCAGAGAAGAAATGTTAGAGCAATATTTCGGTGAATGGTCAGAACAATTGGTATATCACTCCTTTTCTGATATCGGAGCAACGATTGCTAGCGGTTCTTTTCGGGTTAAAGCGATGATCATTGTTCCTTGTTCGATGGGGACTCTTGCTAATATTGCAGGTGGAATGTCAGCGAACTTAATGACACGAGCAGCAGATGTTGTGCTTAAAGAGGAGCGTAAATTGGTTATAGTACCAAGAGAGACTCCACTTCAAGCGATACATTTAGAAAATATGTTAAAACTAGCACGTATGGGCGTGAGTATTGTTCCGGCTATGCCTGCTTTTTATTATCGTCCCAAAACATTGGATGATACGGTCGACTTCATGGTTGGCAAGGTGCTCGATATTCTGGACATCGAACATCAATTATTTGAACGATGGGGGAATGGTCGTGAAAAGTTTTAA
- a CDS encoding UbiA-like polyprenyltransferase — protein sequence MFKKFKVFLEMIKIEHTLFALPFAFMGTILGSYVINGHLPSWIQIGWILLAMIGARTAAMSLNRLIDQVFDGKNPRTMMRAIPAGLLRSSEVVLFTLISLVIFFWAVTQLDPLALKLLPIAIFMLVIYSYTKRFTWLCHVVLGMTLGLAPLGGWIAVTGQFSWTAIVFYIAITFWTAGFDVIYACADEEFDREEGLYSIPSRFGIAKALKIAQGFHVITAIGLIAIGVMAGLGWWYFIGAVIALAILFYQHYILTPKDLSRLQTSFFTLNSTLSLIVFVFTLIDLVVKQWW from the coding sequence ATGTTTAAGAAATTTAAAGTGTTTTTAGAAATGATTAAAATAGAGCATACGCTGTTTGCGTTGCCTTTTGCTTTTATGGGAACCATTTTAGGATCATATGTAATCAATGGTCACTTGCCTTCATGGATACAGATTGGTTGGATTTTGCTAGCGATGATTGGTGCGCGTACTGCTGCAATGAGTCTTAACCGTCTAATTGATCAGGTGTTTGATGGTAAAAATCCACGTACAATGATGCGTGCGATTCCAGCTGGTCTTTTGCGTTCAAGCGAAGTTGTACTATTTACACTAATTTCGTTAGTTATCTTTTTCTGGGCAGTAACACAATTAGATCCGTTAGCATTAAAATTATTACCGATTGCTATCTTTATGCTTGTGATCTATTCCTATACCAAACGTTTTACTTGGCTGTGTCATGTCGTGCTTGGTATGACGCTAGGTCTAGCACCACTTGGTGGTTGGATAGCGGTAACCGGTCAATTTAGCTGGACAGCGATTGTATTTTATATTGCGATTACGTTTTGGACAGCAGGTTTTGATGTGATTTATGCTTGTGCTGATGAAGAATTTGACCGCGAAGAAGGATTATATTCGATTCCAAGTCGCTTCGGAATTGCTAAAGCACTTAAAATTGCGCAAGGATTTCATGTGATTACAGCAATCGGTCTGATTGCGATTGGCGTTATGGCTGGACTGGGCTGGTGGTATTTTATCGGTGCTGTGATCGCACTGGCTATCTTGTTCTATCAGCATTATATTTTGACACCAAAAGATTTAAGCCGTCTACAAACATCCTTTTTCACCTTAAATAGTACACTTAGTCTGATCGTATTTGTATTTACATTGATCGATCTGGTGGTGAAACAGTGGTGGTAA
- a CDS encoding demethylmenaquinone methyltransferase, with amino-acid sequence MTKPEAVKPKEQFVQSVFESIAPKYDMMNDLLSFRRHKAWRKFTMKKMNVQPGSSALDVCCGTCDWTLSIAEASGTGQIKGLDFSPNMLQVGQNKINRDGWRDNITLTQGNAMDLPYEDNSFDYVTIGFGLRNVPDLVQVLKEMQRVVKPGGMVVCLELSKPTWQPFKGLYYFYFQNLLPLMGKLVAKHYEQYKWLPDSLKLFPGRAELAQIFRDVGLDNVQAYPLTGGIAALHIGIKEK; translated from the coding sequence GTGACCAAACCAGAAGCTGTCAAACCGAAAGAGCAATTCGTACAATCCGTTTTTGAGTCGATTGCTCCAAAATACGATATGATGAACGATTTGCTTAGTTTCCGTCGTCACAAAGCATGGCGCAAATTTACAATGAAAAAAATGAATGTACAACCAGGCAGTTCAGCACTGGATGTATGTTGTGGAACATGTGATTGGACACTCAGTATTGCTGAAGCTAGCGGTACCGGTCAAATCAAAGGGCTGGATTTCAGTCCAAATATGTTACAAGTCGGTCAGAACAAAATCAATCGTGATGGCTGGAGAGATAATATTACACTTACTCAAGGGAATGCAATGGATCTTCCATACGAAGATAATTCTTTTGATTATGTAACGATAGGATTCGGACTACGTAATGTGCCAGATCTGGTACAAGTGTTAAAAGAAATGCAGCGTGTGGTAAAGCCTGGCGGTATGGTTGTTTGTTTAGAACTATCCAAACCAACATGGCAACCGTTTAAAGGGCTGTATTATTTTTATTTCCAAAACTTATTGCCACTTATGGGCAAACTTGTAGCCAAACATTACGAGCAATACAAATGGCTGCCTGATTCACTCAAGCTGTTCCCGGGACGTGCAGAACTGGCGCAAATATTCCGAGATGTTGGGCTAGATAATGTTCAGGCGTACCCCTTAACAGGCGGTATTGCGGCACTTCATATTGGGATCAAGGAGAAGTAG
- a CDS encoding heptaprenyl diphosphate synthase component 1, translating to MKPYRLLETSRKYTEYDMIQKHTGVPEFPDTRVHLLHAFLNMTDHDESVSHRGELFPLVAGIVQMAMDTHDMIDTLAVHQEEEAMRSRQLNVLAGDFFSSRFYELLAKAGEIEMISLLSAAICETNRLKMNLYHDVQSKHFTAEQYVQSLTQLKMELFILFTPYISTEVSSLWQALLTDFSRAEILANELTRLHGEQGPFGSFALYQVLEHVQAQTKEHLVSDHVTVQQWNEWDQTYQITAHLRSELSSVLADISQRLEQAGHAELQTEVLQLTDSYQALVLNQEQ from the coding sequence ATGAAACCATACCGTTTGTTGGAAACATCCCGAAAATACACAGAATACGATATGATTCAAAAGCATACAGGAGTTCCCGAGTTTCCAGACACTCGTGTACATTTACTTCATGCCTTTTTGAATATGACAGATCACGATGAAAGTGTCTCACATCGTGGAGAATTATTCCCACTTGTAGCAGGTATTGTGCAGATGGCAATGGATACTCATGATATGATCGATACACTGGCTGTCCATCAGGAAGAAGAAGCGATGCGTTCTCGACAGTTGAATGTATTAGCAGGAGACTTTTTCAGTAGCCGCTTTTACGAGTTGTTAGCTAAAGCTGGCGAGATTGAGATGATTTCTTTGCTTAGCGCGGCAATCTGCGAAACGAACCGTCTTAAAATGAATTTATATCATGATGTTCAAAGTAAACACTTTACTGCTGAGCAATATGTGCAGTCGCTTACACAGCTTAAAATGGAGCTGTTTATTTTGTTTACACCGTATATTTCTACAGAAGTATCTTCATTGTGGCAAGCGTTGTTAACTGATTTTAGCCGCGCTGAGATTCTGGCTAACGAATTAACACGTCTACATGGAGAACAAGGTCCATTTGGCAGCTTTGCTTTGTATCAGGTACTTGAGCATGTACAAGCACAGACTAAAGAACATCTAGTGAGTGATCACGTAACAGTACAACAATGGAATGAATGGGATCAGACTTATCAGATCACTGCACATCTTCGTTCAGAGCTAAGCAGTGTATTAGCAGATATCTCACAACGTCTAGAACAAGCAGGTCATGCGGAGTTGCAGACTGAAGTATTACAGTTAACGGACTCTTATCAAGCATTAGTGTTGAATCAAGAGCAATAA
- the mtrB gene encoding trp RNA-binding attenuation protein MtrB, translating into MESPDNHYTNSDYIVIKAKDNGVQVIGLTRGRDTRFHHTEKLDKGEIMVVQFTENTSAIKVRGKAEVMTKHGSMNTED; encoded by the coding sequence ATGGAATCACCGGACAACCATTATACGAATAGTGACTATATTGTGATCAAGGCGAAAGACAACGGAGTACAGGTAATCGGTCTAACTCGCGGACGCGATACTCGTTTTCATCATACAGAGAAGTTAGATAAAGGCGAAATCATGGTCGTTCAATTTACAGAGAATACATCAGCGATTAAAGTACGTGGCAAAGCAGAAGTGATGACCAAGCATGGCTCTATGAATACAGAAGATTGA